A stretch of Anas acuta chromosome 3, bAnaAcu1.1, whole genome shotgun sequence DNA encodes these proteins:
- the PNRC1 gene encoding proline-rich nuclear receptor coactivator 1 yields MVTTTAPPPFLARISSGADDPRRLPSGLLQRLRRGDSNCENQPGCCLAAAAAAAAGGSGSRPALKRVRRRKGKLRPGPAGLLPSRYQQYQQHRAGLGRRTPLAAYGPGELRAPPAPGVAATPPEEPPAAAPSRAAPGRALRKEVLKNKMGKSEKAAAPHSPPVHGFHLCEQPKINRQKGKCGVPLAKIASAKKMESFWQDSVSAEIIPKPEKKPLKNTENFRNAKSKKPVTLTEANQKENYAGAKFSDPPSPSVLPKPPSHWVGGTAELSDQNRELMAVHLKTLLKVQA; encoded by the exons ATGGTCACCACCACGGCGCCGCCGCCCTTCCTGGCTCGCATCTCGTCGGGCGCCGACGACCCCCGGCGGCTGCCCTCCGGCCTCCTGCAGCGCCTGCGGCGAGGGGACAGCAACTGCGAGAACCAGCCCGGCTGCTGCCtggccgccgccgctgccgccgccgcggggGGGAGCGGATCGCGGCCGGCGCTCAAGAGGGTGAGGCGGAGGAAGGGCAAGCTccggccgggccccgcggggctgctgcccagccgCTACCAGCAGTACCAGCAGCACCGCGCCGGCCTGGGCAGGAGGACGCCGCTGGCCGCCTACGGCCCGGGGGAGCTGCGCGCTCCCCCAGCTCCCGGCGTGGCTGCCACCCCTCCGGAGGAGCCCCCCGCAGCCGCCCCTTCGAGAGCCGCGCCCGGCAGAGCGCTGAGGAAGGAG GTCTTGAAGAATAAGATGGGAAAGTCTGAGAAGGCGGCGGCCCCCCACAGCCCGCCCGTTCACGGTTTCCACCTGTGTGAGCAACCGAAGATCAACAGGCAGAAGGGCAAGTGCGGCGTGCCGCTGGCCAAGATCGCCTCCGCCAAAAAGATGGAGAGCTTCTGGCAAGACTCGGTGTCGGCAGAAATAATCCCCAAGCCGGAGAAGAAGCCgctgaaaaacacagagaacTTCAGAAACGCCAAGTCCAAGAAACCCGTCACCCTCACGGAAGCGAACCAAAAAGAGAATTACGCTGGGGCAAAATTCAGTGACCCGCCATCACCTAGTGTCCTTCCAAAGCCTCCCAGCCACTGGGTGGGTGGCACAGCTGAACTTTCCGACCAAAACAGGGAGTTGATGGCAGTCCATTTGAAAACTCTCCTAAAAGTTCAAGCGTAG
- the BORCS6 gene encoding BLOC-1-related complex subunit 6 produces the protein MEPPAPGAAGAPGGPAPAPAPAPAREGAERDGRSLEALSLAAGSTGAAAAAAGVAAGRPQPPSEGRRATLASALELEGTVLREGRLTQFVANNLERRIRLSGAPRGEQPAPGPAPGAGPGAGAAAAAGASSIPAIDPGALQDVVALAGQVAAQVDELLRGVHCGLQALTALSVGCIQTYRDGVESLGEAADLSIRAMYALVARCEELDRAMQPVPALAKRIRDMKGTLERLEGLCK, from the coding sequence ATGGAGCCGCCGGCACCGGGCGCTgcgggggctccggggggcccggccccagccccggccccggccccggcccgggaGGGAGCGGAGCGGGACGGGCGGAGCCTGGAGGCGCTGAGCCTGGCCGCCGGCAGCACCGGAGCGGCGGCCGCGGCAGCAGGGGTGGCGGCGGGGAGGCCGCAGCCCCCCTCGGAGGGCCGGCGGGCCACGCTGGCGAGCGCCCTGGAGCTGGAGGGGACGGTGCTGCGCGAGGGGCGGCTCACGCAGTTCGTGGCCAACAACCTGGAGCGGAGGATCCGCCTCAGCGGCGCCCCGCGGGGCGAGCAGCCGGCACCGGGCCCCGCACCGGGGGCTGGGCCCGGAGCCGGAGCCGCAGCCGCAGCCGGGGCCAGCTCCATCCCCGCCATCGACCCCGGGGCGCTGCAGGACGTGGTGGCCCTGGCCGGGCAGGTGGCGGCGCAGGTGGACGAGCTGCTGCGGGGCGTGCACTGCGGGCTGCAGGCCCTGACGGCGCTCAGCGTCGGCTGCATCCAGACCTACCGCGACGGCGTGGAGAGCCTGGGCGAGGCGGCCGACCTCAGCATCCGCGCCATGTACGCGCTGGTGGCCCGCTGCGAGGAGCTGGACCGCGCCATGCAGCCCGTGCCCGCCCTGGCCAAGCGCATCCGAGACATGAAGGGCACCCTGGAGCGCCTCGAGGGGCTCTGCAAGTAG